Genomic segment of Oscillatoria salina IIICB1:
GGTTCTCCTACCAAATTTACAGGTACTACCACTTCTACACTATCTTGTCCGGCGACAGCAAAAAAGCTTAAATGATAAAGAGTTCTTCTCCAAGGGTGAGCTTGAACTTCTCTAATTAAAGCTTTCCCTTTCCAAGACAAATCGGGAATTTTGAGGTCAACTAAAGTATTGTTTACCGAAGCTTTTTTGAGTAAATTTTCGGCTTCTTTAGCGTTCATGACTAAAGAAACTGATTCGGCTCCATTATGTCCGTATAAAGCCGCAGGAAGCAATCCTTCGCGACGCAGTGCATTTGGTTTACTACCTTCGGGTCGTTTTTGACATTCAACTGTAACTTGCATTGTTTTTGGTTCAGTAATTAATAATCAGTAACAAAAAACTGGAAATTTTCCAGTTTGGCTTGACAAGCAAACACAATTATGTTATCGCAAATTTTAGATAAGCATAACTTTAAATTTCTAACTTGACTGGAGTACCATCCTCATCAAGTAAAGCGCGTTTGGGACCATGAATCGGGTCTTCAACAATAATAGTTCGATCGCGGCTAGCGCCAAGAGAGACGATCGCGATCGGCACTTCCATCAACTCCGCGAGAAACTTAAGATAATCGAGAGCTTGGGGAGGCAAATCCTCCAAAGTGCGACAATCAGCAGTAGAGCGTTGCCAACCAGGAAGAGTTTGATAGATCGGGCGACAGCGAGCAAAGATCCGGGAATTGCTAGGAAACTCCTGACAAGTAGTCCCATCTAACTCATAAGCGACACAAACCTTAATTTCTTCGAGTCCATCAAGAACATCAAGTTTAGTAATCGCCATACAATCCATACCATTAATCCGGACAGCATAACGACCGATAACCGCATCAAACCAACCACAACGACGACGGCGACCTGTTGTCGTGCCAAATTCAGCCC
This window contains:
- a CDS encoding 50S ribosomal protein L25/general stress protein Ctc; translation: MQVTVECQKRPEGSKPNALRREGLLPAALYGHNGAESVSLVMNAKEAENLLKKASVNNTLVDLKIPDLSWKGKALIREVQAHPWRRTLYHLSFFAVAGQDSVEVVVPVNLVGEPAGAKEGGILEQIITELKVQCPPGDIPESIEIDVSSFEIGTNIHLSEVVVPEGVTVLDDLDRTVLTVVAPRLATTTEETEETEGILPEVELVASSETEGEEIATEGEEG